A genomic region of Streptomyces diastaticus subsp. diastaticus contains the following coding sequences:
- a CDS encoding LpqB family beta-propeller domain-containing protein → MPDSGDVTAVDATQRTDAQVRVFGVPPRDGARPEEILDGFLEALTSDDPQFSIAREYLTEEAAESWEPERGTTVLRDGPNRGPERARSGRDGGFQYTLTGRMVARVDQQRAYQPSEGAYSEPVHLVQVKGPDGMQWRIDAPPTGVVVGESDFLRIYRPVNKYFWATEASQQPGRPVGLVADPVYVRQRIDPVTEAVRSVLSGPSDWIAPVVDSVFPEGTRLQSPTKALVPDDQNRLKVPLNKQADRAGQAQCVKMATQLLFTLRDLTSSGVDEVELLRSNGSQLCVLDGNRADSVVPAVTAGHPDYQYFVDDGHRLVRMTGGADGESGSSAEPVPGGFGVGEQGLRSAAVSRDEERAAGVSLDGRTLFVGSLTSGDGLKKTEVRSKAKSEEERLSVPSWDGRGDLWIADRDGARSRLLRLEQGAEQAQEVKVAGLGEGTIRAVRISADGVRVALIVAEEDRTSLRIGRVERQAGGDSSHVAVTELRTAAPHMEEITAMSWAGGSRLVVVGRESGGVQQLRYVQSDGSTPSGGSLPALTGVREITASEDDRLPLVARSDDGIVRLPPGGNWQTVVKEGAAPVYPG, encoded by the coding sequence ATGCCCGACAGCGGTGACGTCACCGCTGTCGACGCCACGCAGCGGACCGATGCGCAGGTTCGCGTCTTCGGGGTCCCGCCACGGGACGGGGCCCGGCCCGAGGAGATACTCGACGGCTTCCTCGAGGCTCTGACCAGCGATGACCCCCAGTTCTCGATAGCCAGGGAGTACCTGACCGAGGAGGCGGCGGAGAGCTGGGAGCCCGAGCGCGGCACGACGGTGCTGCGTGACGGCCCCAACCGGGGGCCCGAGCGTGCCCGGTCCGGCCGGGACGGCGGGTTCCAGTACACCCTGACGGGCCGGATGGTCGCCAGGGTGGACCAGCAGCGGGCCTACCAGCCGTCCGAGGGCGCCTACAGCGAGCCCGTGCACCTCGTGCAGGTGAAGGGGCCGGACGGTATGCAGTGGCGTATCGACGCCCCGCCCACCGGCGTGGTCGTCGGTGAGTCGGACTTCCTCCGCATCTACCGGCCGGTCAACAAATACTTCTGGGCGACCGAGGCGTCCCAACAGCCCGGGAGGCCCGTCGGGCTCGTCGCCGACCCGGTCTACGTCCGCCAGCGCATAGACCCCGTCACGGAGGCGGTGCGGTCGGTGCTCTCCGGGCCCAGCGACTGGATAGCGCCGGTGGTGGACTCGGTCTTCCCTGAGGGCACGCGTCTGCAGTCCCCGACGAAGGCCCTGGTCCCCGACGACCAGAACCGGCTGAAGGTGCCGCTCAACAAGCAGGCGGACCGGGCCGGCCAGGCACAGTGCGTGAAGATGGCGACCCAGTTGCTGTTCACCCTGCGTGACCTCACCTCCTCCGGAGTGGACGAGGTGGAACTGCTGCGGTCGAACGGCTCGCAGCTGTGCGTCCTGGACGGCAACCGGGCGGACAGTGTCGTGCCCGCGGTCACGGCCGGGCACCCCGACTACCAGTACTTCGTCGACGACGGGCACCGGTTGGTGCGGATGACCGGGGGCGCCGACGGGGAGAGCGGATCGAGCGCGGAACCGGTGCCCGGAGGGTTCGGTGTCGGTGAGCAAGGTCTGCGGTCGGCCGCCGTCTCGCGGGACGAGGAGCGGGCCGCCGGGGTCTCGCTGGACGGACGGACCCTCTTCGTCGGCTCCCTCACCTCCGGGGACGGGCTGAAGAAGACCGAGGTGCGCAGCAAGGCGAAGTCGGAGGAGGAGCGCCTCTCGGTTCCCAGCTGGGACGGCAGGGGTGATCTGTGGATAGCCGACCGTGACGGTGCCCGGTCCCGCCTGCTGCGACTCGAACAGGGCGCGGAGCAGGCGCAGGAGGTGAAGGTCGCGGGGCTCGGGGAGGGCACGATCCGAGCCGTAAGGATCTCCGCCGACGGGGTTCGCGTCGCGCTGATCGTCGCCGAGGAGGACCGGACATCCCTCCGGATCGGCAGGGTGGAGCGACAGGCCGGCGGCGACTCGTCCCACGTGGCCGTGACCGAGTTGCGTACGGCCGCGCCGCACATGGAGGAGATCACCGCCATGTCCTGGGCCGGCGGCAGCCGCCTGGTCGTCGTCGGGCGGGAGTCCGGCGGGGTCCAGCAGCTCCGGTACGTGCAGAGCGACGGATCCACACCCTCGGGAGGCTCGCTGCCGGCCCTCACGGGGGTCAGGGAGATCACCGCCTCCGAGGACGACCGGCTGCCGCTGGTCGCGCGTTCGGACGACGGGATCGTCCGGCTGCCCCCTGGTGGGAACTGGCAGACGGTCGTCAAGGAGGGCGCGGCGCCGGTCTACCCCGGCTGA
- a CDS encoding winged helix-turn-helix domain-containing protein, which translates to MTSLPSAADTVPAPRPVASLSADEARRIALRAQGFLGAPDRRAGVRGVLRRTGAVQLDTISVLARSHELVPYARLGTVGRPTVEAAYWSSDKDGSPHAFEYWSHAACILPIEEWPHFAFRRRAYRHRPHWHHDLPRAAYDKVIAQLTTEGPLTASELGGAKNGGEWWDWSDTKIAVERALMYGEVVCTSRRGWKRVYDLAERAIPAPLLHDDLDDQACLRELVAQAGRALGVGTRSDLADYHRIKGESFDSVIADTGLVPVEVEGWSKPAWAAPEALSTPPRGRHRTTLLSPFDSLIWERARTERIFRFTHRLEAYTPRAKRMYGYFAMPVLAGGKLVGRVDPARSGDTLVARHVSLGGDLPGSPGPTKSVGATAVALAEAARWVGCTEVRVEHMTQPELRAALTAELAAALA; encoded by the coding sequence ATGACGAGTCTGCCGAGCGCCGCCGACACCGTGCCCGCCCCCCGCCCCGTCGCCAGCCTCTCCGCTGACGAAGCCCGTCGTATCGCTCTGCGTGCACAGGGCTTCCTGGGAGCTCCGGACCGTCGGGCGGGCGTCCGCGGTGTCCTCCGCCGCACCGGCGCCGTGCAACTGGACACCATCTCCGTCCTGGCCCGTTCCCACGAGCTGGTCCCCTACGCCCGCCTGGGCACCGTCGGCCGCCCCACCGTCGAAGCCGCCTACTGGAGCTCCGACAAGGACGGTTCACCGCACGCTTTCGAGTACTGGTCGCACGCGGCGTGCATCCTGCCCATCGAGGAATGGCCCCATTTCGCCTTCCGCCGCCGCGCCTACCGCCACCGCCCGCACTGGCACCACGACCTGCCGCGGGCGGCCTACGACAAGGTGATCGCGCAGCTGACCACGGAGGGCCCCCTCACCGCCTCGGAGCTGGGCGGCGCCAAGAACGGCGGCGAGTGGTGGGACTGGTCGGACACGAAGATCGCCGTCGAGCGGGCCCTCATGTACGGCGAGGTCGTCTGCACCAGCCGGCGTGGCTGGAAGCGGGTCTACGACCTCGCGGAGCGCGCCATCCCGGCCCCGCTCCTCCACGACGACCTCGACGACCAGGCGTGCCTGCGCGAGCTGGTCGCCCAGGCCGGCCGGGCGCTCGGCGTCGGCACCCGTTCCGACCTCGCGGACTACCACCGGATCAAGGGAGAGAGCTTCGACTCGGTGATCGCCGACACCGGACTGGTCCCGGTCGAGGTGGAAGGGTGGTCGAAGCCCGCCTGGGCCGCCCCCGAGGCTCTGAGCACGCCCCCGCGCGGACGGCACCGAACCACGCTGCTCTCCCCGTTCGACTCCCTGATCTGGGAGCGCGCCCGTACGGAACGGATCTTCCGCTTCACCCACCGCCTGGAGGCGTACACCCCGAGGGCCAAGCGGATGTACGGCTACTTCGCGATGCCCGTCCTCGCGGGCGGAAAGCTGGTGGGCCGTGTGGACCCGGCCCGCTCGGGCGACACCCTCGTCGCCCGGCACGTCTCCCTCGGCGGCGACCTCCCCGGCAGCCCCGGCCCCACGAAGTCCGTCGGAGCGACGGCGGTCGCGCTCGCGGAAGCCGCCCGCTGGGTGGGCTGCACCGAGGTGCGGGTGGAGCACATGACGCAGCCGGAGCTGCGCGCGGCGCTCACCGCTGAACTGGCCGCGGCTCTGGCCTGA
- the hpf gene encoding ribosome hibernation-promoting factor, HPF/YfiA family: MDIVVKGRKTEVPERFRKHVADKLKLEKLQKLDGKVMSLDVEVSKEPNPRQADRKDRVEITVRSRGPVIRAEASAGDPYAALDLATAKLDARMRKEHDKRYSRRGTGRLSAAEVVDHIPDAARLASDGTLVTEQDEEAVKTTRVGSLEVQGEGPLIVREKTHAAAPMSLDQALYEMELVGHDFYLFVDSETKEPAVVYRRHAYDYGVIHLRTDPMVAEAEASVGGAGGALGG, encoded by the coding sequence GTGGACATCGTCGTCAAGGGACGCAAGACCGAGGTGCCCGAGCGGTTCCGCAAGCACGTGGCCGACAAGTTGAAGCTGGAGAAGCTCCAGAAGCTCGACGGCAAGGTGATGAGCCTGGACGTCGAGGTGTCCAAGGAGCCGAACCCGAGGCAGGCCGACCGGAAGGACCGGGTCGAGATCACGGTCCGTTCCCGTGGACCCGTGATCCGAGCCGAGGCGTCGGCGGGCGACCCCTACGCGGCGCTCGACCTGGCCACGGCCAAACTCGACGCACGGATGCGCAAGGAGCACGACAAGCGCTACTCCCGCCGGGGTACGGGCCGCCTCTCGGCCGCCGAGGTGGTGGACCACATTCCGGACGCGGCCAGGCTCGCCAGCGACGGCACCCTCGTCACGGAGCAGGACGAAGAGGCCGTCAAGACCACCCGGGTGGGTTCTCTGGAGGTGCAGGGCGAAGGGCCGCTGATCGTCCGCGAGAAGACGCACGCGGCCGCTCCCATGTCCCTGGACCAGGCGCTCTACGAGATGGAGTTGGTCGGGCACGACTTCTATCTGTTCGTCGACTCGGAGACCAAGGAGCCGGCAGTGGTGTACCGGCGTCACGCCTACGACTACGGCGTGATCCATCTCCGGACAGACCCGATGGTGGCCGAGGCTGAGGCGTCCGTCGGCGGCGCCGGAGGCGCACTGGGAGGCTGA
- a CDS encoding response regulator, giving the protein MPETFGPLHNGGPATASGAGTGRGVISGLPGFAASRGPDLEEEFEEDPVEPIRVLVVDDHALFRRGLEIVLEAEEDIEVIGEAGDGAEAVEKAADLLPDIVLMDVRMPKRGGIEACTAIKEVAPSAKIIMLTISDEEADLYEAIKAGATGYLLKEISTDEVATAIRAVADGQSQISPSMASKLLTEFKSMIQRTDERRLVPAPRLTDRELEVLKLVATGMNNRDIAKELFISENTVKNHVRNILEKLQLHSRMEAVVYAMREKILEIR; this is encoded by the coding sequence ATGCCGGAGACTTTCGGACCGTTGCACAACGGCGGACCCGCTACGGCCTCCGGGGCTGGTACGGGGCGAGGAGTGATCAGCGGGTTGCCGGGGTTCGCCGCTTCCCGGGGGCCCGACCTGGAGGAAGAGTTCGAAGAGGACCCGGTGGAGCCCATCCGGGTCCTGGTCGTCGACGACCACGCGTTGTTCCGCCGCGGGCTGGAGATCGTCCTCGAGGCCGAGGAGGACATCGAGGTGATCGGCGAAGCCGGCGACGGCGCCGAAGCGGTGGAGAAGGCCGCCGATCTCCTGCCGGACATTGTGCTGATGGACGTGAGGATGCCGAAGCGCGGCGGTATCGAAGCGTGCACGGCCATCAAGGAAGTGGCACCCAGTGCCAAAATCATCATGCTGACGATCAGCGACGAAGAGGCCGATCTTTACGAGGCCATCAAGGCGGGGGCCACGGGCTATCTGTTGAAGGAGATCTCCACCGACGAAGTGGCGACGGCGATCCGGGCGGTCGCCGACGGCCAGTCGCAGATCAGTCCCTCCATGGCCTCGAAACTGCTCACCGAGTTCAAATCGATGATCCAGCGGACGGACGAGCGTCGCCTTGTGCCCGCTCCCCGGCTCACCGACCGTGAACTGGAGGTGCTGAAGCTCGTCGCCACCGGGATGAACAACCGTGATATCGCGAAGGAATTGTTCATCAGTGAGAACACGGTGAAGAACCATGTCCGCAACATCCTGGAGAAACTCCAGCTCCACTCGCGCATGGAGGCGGTGGTCTACGCGATGCGGGAGAAGATCCTCGAGATCCGGTGA
- a CDS encoding ComF family protein has protein sequence METWWWQAFSDLMMPLDCAGCGEHGTRLCRRCLLDVGGGAARPVRPCPAPAGLPAVRAAVPYQGAARALLLAHKERGALWLARVLGGVLASVVRASSPAGHGARMGRVLLVPVPSAPRAVRSRGHDPVRRMAFCAAAELRRAGIEARAAPLLRQGRRVSDQSGLDARGRAANVAGALRVVPGGGAVLAQGRVVLVDDLMTTGATLAEAARAVRKSWEEDNWTCGPGLTQGRSDGYRTGLRGSRGARLPRAAVVASSPSSFEINRN, from the coding sequence ATGGAGACATGGTGGTGGCAGGCGTTCAGTGACCTGATGATGCCGCTCGACTGCGCAGGTTGCGGGGAGCACGGCACGCGGCTGTGCCGGCGCTGCCTGTTGGATGTCGGGGGCGGTGCGGCGCGCCCGGTGCGGCCCTGCCCGGCCCCCGCCGGGCTTCCTGCCGTCCGGGCGGCAGTCCCCTATCAGGGTGCTGCTCGCGCCCTGCTGCTCGCACACAAGGAGCGAGGGGCCCTCTGGCTGGCGCGTGTACTGGGCGGCGTCCTGGCCTCGGTGGTCCGTGCGAGCTCGCCGGCCGGTCATGGGGCGCGGATGGGGCGCGTCCTGCTGGTGCCGGTTCCCTCGGCGCCGCGGGCCGTGCGGTCGCGAGGGCACGATCCGGTGCGCCGGATGGCGTTCTGTGCCGCGGCCGAGTTGCGCCGGGCGGGGATCGAGGCCAGAGCCGCCCCTCTCCTCAGGCAGGGGCGACGCGTGTCGGACCAGAGCGGACTGGACGCGCGGGGTCGCGCCGCCAATGTCGCGGGGGCCTTGCGGGTGGTGCCGGGCGGTGGAGCTGTGCTGGCGCAAGGGCGGGTCGTCCTGGTCGACGACCTGATGACGACCGGCGCGACGCTGGCCGAGGCCGCTCGGGCGGTGCGCAAGAGCTGGGAGGAGGACAATTGGACCTGTGGCCCGGGACTCACTCAGGGCCGGTCGGACGGATACCGGACGGGCTTGCGGGGAAGCCGTGGGGCAAGACTTCCGCGCGCGGCGGTCGTCGCCTCTTCACCATCGTCCTTCGAAATAAACCGGAACTGA